The genomic window ACGGCGGTGCTGACGTGCAGCTGGTTCATCCCGGGGCCGTCCTTGGACAGCCCAAAGTCGGATACCTTTGCGACGAAGTtgtcgtcgaggaggatgttggtGGTCTTGACGTCCCGATGGATGATCCCCTGCGCCGTGCCGGTGTGCAGGTAGTGGaggccgcgggcggcgccgatGCAGATCTCCAGCCGCTGCTTCCACGTCAACGCCGGCAGGTCCTTGCCGTAGATGTGGTCGCGGAAGGGGCCATTGTGCATGTACTCGTAGACGAGGATCATCTCGGCGTTCTCGTCGCAGTAGCCGATGAGGgagacgaggtggcggtggcggagcttgGACAGCATCTGGATCTCGGTGTTGAACTCGTTGATCCCTTGCTCCGACTGCGGGTTCCCGCGCTTCACGGCGACCTTGGTGCCGTCGTCGATCTCGCCGATGTAGACGTTGCCGaagccgccgacgccgatgaTGGCGCTCTCCTCGAAGTTCTTGGTCGCGGCCTGGATCTCGGCGAAGGAGAAGAGGCGGCCGAGGCCGAGGGTGGAGGAGAAGGTGTAGCCGCTCTTGCTGGACCCGCCCTTGCTGGTGGTGAAGGATTGGCCGGTGTGGATGGGGAGCAGCCACGACGAGAAGCTGTTCCGGCGCTCCCAGTCCTGGGGCCGCTTGTACCACTTGACGGCCATGGCGCCCAGGCCGGCGAACGCGCCGAACATCATCGCGaaccccaccgccgccacggccttgcggctgccgctgccgtcgtcggccTTCTTCCCGTCCACGCCGAACTCGCCGTCGAGGCTCCCCACCGAGTTGCTCATCTTGAGCACCTCCACGCCGCTGAGCAGCGCGTCCACGCGCCCCGTGTCCTCCCCCATCGGCCCCACCTGGATGCTCAGCTTGTCCGTCGCGATCGACGAGTTGACGACGATGTCCTTGTAGTACGCCGCCGACAGCTCGCCGGTCACCGTCGACAGGTCCAGCCCGGAGATGGCCTTGCGCCCGTTGACGAACACGTTGAAGTAGAGGTCGTTCATGCTCTTGCTCACGATGTCCGCGAAGAAGAGCCGGACCAGGTAGCCGAACGCCGGGTCCACCTCCATCTTCCACGACATGTTGAAGCTCGGGCTCCCCACGCCGGCGTCCGCCATCTTCGCGCAGCTCGCGTACACCTGCGCCGGCGCCACCAGCTTCGACGTCCCGTCGGGGAACTTGATGTTCCCCACCGGCACCGACACGTCCTTCACCGCCTCCTTCGACTGCACGTACGGCGCGTCCACGTCCCACTGCCGCCCCAGCGTATCCTTGTCGGGCGCGATGGCCGGGCCGCCGACGTTGATCCGGTACACCACCTGGTACGCCGCCTCGGCGAGCCCGGTCATCTCTCCGACGGGAGCGATCCCCATGGCCGTGTCTGTGATGAGCTCGTCGGGGGCGTTCACGACCTCGATGGCGTTGATGAACGCGGCGGAGCCCTTGAGCGGGTAGAACTTGACGGCGAGGTGGTTCTCGGTGGCGTTCACGAGGAACTCCTTCATGACCGGCTTGTTCTCGGCGGTGAAGCTGTGGAGGAGGACGTTGGTGTCGGTGG from Oryza glaberrima chromosome 6, OglaRS2, whole genome shotgun sequence includes these protein-coding regions:
- the LOC127775619 gene encoding probable receptor-like protein kinase At4g39110, whose translation is MRRRGRMIPPALLLAAAVAAALATAVSGQGRPVTESGAQTAPTPSTFTPKDNFLIDCGSTSPVTTGGKVYKTDAQSNSLLSAKDAIKVATTDADVPSPLYLTARIFRDEAVYSFPLTVPGWHFVRLYLFPLKNSDFDLATATFTVSTDTNVLLHSFTAENKPVMKEFLVNATENHLAVKFYPLKGSAAFINAIEVVNAPDELITDTAMGIAPVGEMTGLAEAAYQVVYRINVGGPAIAPDKDTLGRQWDVDAPYVQSKEAVKDVSVPVGNIKFPDGTSKLVAPAQVYASCAKMADAGVGSPSFNMSWKMEVDPAFGYLVRLFFADIVSKSMNDLYFNVFVNGRKAISGLDLSTVTGELSAAYYKDIVVNSSIATDKLSIQVGPMGEDTGRVDALLSGVEVLKMSNSVGSLDGEFGVDGKKADDGSGSRKAVAAVGFAMMFGAFAGLGAMAVKWYKRPQDWERRNSFSSWLLPIHTGQSFTTSKGGSSKSGYTFSSTLGLGRLFSFAEIQAATKNFEESAIIGVGGFGNVYIGEIDDGTKVAVKRGNPQSEQGINEFNTEIQMLSKLRHRHLVSLIGYCDENAEMILVYEYMHNGPFRDHIYGKDLPALTWKQRLEICIGAARGLHYLHTGTAQGIIHRDVKTTNILLDDNFVAKVSDFGLSKDGPGMNQLHVSTAVKGSFGYLDPEYFRCQQLTDKSDVYSFGVVLLETLCARPPIDPQLPREQVSLAEWGMQWKRKGLIEKIMDPKLAGTVNQESLNKFAEAAEKCLAEFGSDRISMGDVLWNLEYALQLQDANPPEGADKPADHDGAGAAPATSSGSGVSTVPDESTTAAGEMFAQLADMKGR